A genomic segment from Desulfobacterales bacterium encodes:
- the ileS gene encoding isoleucine--tRNA ligase, translating to MDYKKTLNLPVTQFPMRANLAAREPDQLKQWEDADSYTKLRKMSKGRKPFILHDGPPYANGNIHMGTALNKILKDIIIRSRQMAGYDAVYVPGWDCHGLPIEHNVDKEIGPKKKELTQVQIRKLCRAYAEKFIDIQREEFKRLGVAGEWNTPYLTMNYAYEAIIARECCKFALAGSLFKSKKPIYWCTTCQTALAEAEIEYHNEKSPSIYVKFPLKDDLSVEIPELAGKRVSVVIWTTTPWTLPANLAIALHPDFEYAAVDVGNNEVWILAKALVETCMKAFGLSDFNICADITAQALERKCCRHPLYDRDSLIILGDHVTLEAGTGCVHTAPGHGREDYEVGIRYGLEAYSPVDDRGCFTDDVEFFSGQYVFDANRKVIEKLKEVGALLASVTIEHSYPHCWRCKKPVIFRATPQWFISMDKTGLRKKALDAINKVQWIPYWGKDRIYGMIENRPDWCVSRQRSWGVPITVFYCKKCQALMINPQIADRIFELFNTYGADVWFEKDTRQLLPEGSTCASCGHNEFEKETDILDVWFDSGVSHAAVLEERSNLTWPADLYLEGSDQHRGWFHSSLLTAVETRGQAPYKAVLTHGFVVDAEGKKMSKSVGNVVAPKTVIAKYGAEILRLWVASSDYRDDIRISEKILIQLSDAYRRIRNTCRFMLGNLYDFDPAADAVDYAAMPELDRFALHKLYQLVNRTLNAYKSYDLHVIYHGLFNYCTVDLSSFYLDILKDRLYTSPAKSAERRSAQTAIYEILNSVVRLMAPVLSFTAEEIWKYMPNREGKEESVHFALMPELDERWKNDELAAKWQQILDVRGEITKALEAARAAKRIGHALDADVTISVNETMHDALAPYADELRAICIVSNATLVKNKSLGEEAFVSEEVEGLCVLVQHAQGSKCERCWIHDSTVGTDPQNPTICSRCCKALL from the coding sequence ATGGATTATAAAAAAACACTTAACCTTCCTGTCACTCAGTTTCCCATGAGGGCAAATCTGGCAGCGCGTGAGCCGGATCAGCTCAAACAATGGGAAGACGCAGATTCATATACTAAACTCAGAAAAATGTCCAAGGGCAGAAAACCGTTTATTCTCCATGATGGCCCTCCATATGCGAACGGCAATATTCACATGGGGACGGCTTTGAATAAAATATTGAAAGACATCATCATCCGTTCGCGTCAGATGGCCGGGTATGATGCGGTTTATGTGCCCGGCTGGGACTGTCACGGGTTGCCGATCGAGCATAATGTCGATAAAGAAATAGGGCCGAAGAAAAAGGAACTTACACAGGTCCAGATTCGAAAACTCTGTCGTGCCTATGCCGAAAAATTTATTGATATCCAACGGGAAGAGTTTAAACGACTCGGCGTGGCGGGTGAATGGAATACCCCCTATCTGACCATGAATTACGCCTATGAAGCCATTATCGCCAGGGAATGCTGTAAATTTGCTCTTGCCGGAAGCCTGTTCAAAAGTAAAAAGCCGATTTACTGGTGCACCACCTGCCAGACGGCATTGGCTGAAGCCGAGATCGAATATCATAATGAAAAATCGCCGTCTATTTACGTGAAATTTCCTTTGAAAGACGACCTGAGTGTCGAAATTCCCGAGCTGGCGGGAAAACGGGTATCGGTTGTGATATGGACCACAACGCCGTGGACGCTGCCTGCAAACCTGGCGATCGCCCTTCACCCGGATTTTGAATACGCAGCGGTGGATGTCGGCAACAACGAAGTATGGATTCTGGCAAAAGCGCTTGTGGAAACTTGCATGAAGGCATTCGGCCTTTCCGATTTTAATATCTGCGCGGATATAACGGCTCAGGCGCTTGAAAGAAAATGCTGCCGTCATCCTCTGTATGATCGTGATTCGCTGATTATTCTGGGCGATCATGTGACGCTCGAAGCCGGTACCGGTTGTGTGCATACCGCACCCGGTCATGGCCGGGAAGATTATGAAGTCGGCATCCGGTATGGCCTGGAAGCCTATTCGCCGGTGGATGACCGGGGATGCTTTACCGATGATGTGGAATTTTTCAGCGGGCAGTATGTATTCGATGCCAACCGGAAAGTCATAGAAAAGCTGAAAGAAGTCGGCGCACTGCTTGCTTCGGTAACTATTGAACATTCCTATCCTCATTGCTGGCGGTGTAAAAAGCCCGTTATTTTCAGGGCCACCCCTCAATGGTTCATATCCATGGACAAAACCGGTCTGAGAAAAAAAGCCCTGGATGCAATCAATAAAGTTCAATGGATACCGTATTGGGGCAAGGATCGCATTTACGGCATGATTGAGAACCGGCCGGACTGGTGTGTATCCCGCCAGCGGTCCTGGGGCGTGCCGATTACCGTATTTTATTGTAAAAAATGTCAGGCACTGATGATCAACCCGCAGATCGCGGACCGGATCTTTGAGCTGTTCAATACATACGGCGCGGATGTATGGTTTGAAAAAGATACCCGCCAGCTGCTTCCTGAAGGCAGCACTTGTGCCAGCTGCGGTCATAATGAATTTGAAAAGGAAACCGATATCCTGGATGTATGGTTTGATTCCGGGGTCAGTCATGCCGCGGTACTGGAAGAGCGGTCCAATTTGACCTGGCCGGCGGATTTGTATCTGGAAGGCAGTGATCAGCATCGGGGATGGTTTCACAGCTCTCTTTTGACCGCTGTTGAAACAAGAGGCCAGGCCCCTTACAAAGCCGTCTTGACTCATGGGTTCGTTGTCGATGCCGAAGGCAAAAAAATGTCCAAATCTGTCGGCAACGTGGTTGCCCCTAAAACCGTAATTGCCAAGTATGGCGCAGAAATATTACGTCTATGGGTGGCCTCGTCCGATTATCGTGATGATATCCGCATTTCTGAAAAAATTCTCATACAGCTCAGCGATGCCTATCGGCGGATTCGAAATACCTGTCGATTCATGCTCGGCAACCTGTATGATTTTGATCCTGCTGCCGATGCGGTTGACTATGCGGCCATGCCCGAACTCGACAGATTTGCGCTTCATAAGCTTTATCAGCTGGTTAACAGGACATTGAACGCTTATAAAAGCTATGACCTTCACGTCATTTATCACGGGCTTTTCAATTACTGCACGGTGGATCTTTCTTCGTTTTACCTGGATATTTTAAAAGACAGGCTTTATACCTCACCGGCAAAGTCTGCCGAGCGAAGAAGCGCACAGACAGCCATTTATGAGATTCTGAATTCGGTCGTACGGCTGATGGCACCGGTTCTTTCCTTTACAGCCGAAGAGATATGGAAGTACATGCCGAACCGGGAAGGAAAAGAGGAAAGCGTTCATTTTGCCTTGATGCCGGAGCTTGATGAACGATGGAAAAACGATGAACTGGCGGCAAAGTGGCAGCAAATTCTGGACGTCCGGGGAGAGATTACAAAAGCACTCGAAGCGGCAAGGGCGGCCAAACGGATCGGCCATGCGCTCGATGCGGATGTGACCATTTCGGTAAATGAAACGATGCATGATGCACTGGCTCCATATGCGGACGAACTCCGGGCCATTTGTATCGTGTCGAATGCCACTCTGGTCAAAAATAAATCTCTCGGTGAAGAGGCGTTTGTCAGTGAAGAGGTTGAAGGCCTTTGCGTTCTGGTGCAGCATGCCCAGGGCAGCAAATGCGAGCGGTGCTGGATCCATGATTCAACGGTGGGAACAGATCCGCAGAATCCGACCATTTGCAGCCGATGCTGCAAGGCACTGTTATAA